In one window of Gossypium hirsutum isolate 1008001.06 chromosome A01, Gossypium_hirsutum_v2.1, whole genome shotgun sequence DNA:
- the LOC107918077 gene encoding indole-3-acetic acid-amido synthetase GH3.6, whose product MPEAPKNTLKPTADYNLELKNKKTLQFIEDVTSNADEVQKKVLEEILSRNAHVEYLQTRGLNGHTDRETFKKTMPVITYEDIQPHIDRIANGDTSPILSSNPISEFLTSSGTSGGERKLMPTIEEELGRRSLLYSLLMPVMSQFVPGLDKGKGMYFLFIKSEAKTPGGLVARPVLTSYYKSIHFKDRPYDPYTNYTSPNETILCPDSYQSMYSQMLCGLWQHKEVLRVGAVFASGFIRAIKFLEKHWRLLCNDIRTGTIDSQITDQSVREAVMKILKPDPKLADFIEAECSKDSWQGIITRLWPNTKYVDVIVTGTMSQYIPTLDYYSNGLPLVCTMYASSECYFGVNLNPLCKPSEVSYTLVPTMAYFEFLPVQRNNGVTSSISVPKTLNEKEQQELVDLVDVKLGQEYELVVTTYSGLYRYRVGDVLRVAGFKNNAPQFNFICRKNVVLCIDSDKTDEVELQNAVKNAVNHLLPFGATLAEYTSYADTTTIPGHYVLYWELSLNGNTPIPPSVFEDCCLTIEESLNSVYRQGRVCDKSIGPLEIKVVEPGTFDKLMDYAISLGASINQYKTPRCVKFAPIVELLNSRAVSSYFSPKCPKWFPGHKQWSNNN is encoded by the exons ATGCCTGAAGCACCTAAGAACACACTTAAACCTACTGCAGATTACAACCTGGAACTGAAGAACAAGAAAACCCTTCAGTTCATTGAGGATGTGACTTCAAACGCTGATGAAGTTCAAAAGAAAGTCCTTGAAGAGATCCTTTCACGCAATGCTCATGTTGAGTACCTGCAAACACGTGGCCTTAATGGTCACACTGATAGAGAGACTTTCAAAAAAACCATGCCTGTCATCACCTATGAGGATATCCAACCCCATATTGACCGTATTGCCAATGGTGATACCTCTCCCATACTTTCTTCCAACCCCATTTCTGAGTTCTTGACAAG CTCTGGGACATCAGGCGGGGAGAGAAAGCTGATGCCAACAATTGAAGAGGAGTTAGGAAGGAGGTCACTGCTCTATAGCTTACTGATGCCTGTTATGAGCCAATTTGTCCCTGGTCTAGACAAAGGCAAAGGAATGTACTTTTTGTTTATAAAATCCGAGGCTAAGACACCTGGTGGCCTTGTGGCACGCCCTGTTCTCACTAGCTATTACAAAAGCATCCATTTCAAGGATAGGCCATATGACCCTTACACCAACTACACTAGCCCAAATGAAACCATCCTTTGTCCCGATTCTTACCAAAGCATGTACTCTCAAATGCTTTGTGGACTTTGGCAACACAAAGAGGTCCTCAGGGTGGGCGCTGTTTTTGCCTCTGGCTTCATCAGGGCCATCAAGTTCCTTGAAAAACATTGGCGTCTCCTTTGCAATGATATAAGAACAGGAACCATTGATTCCCAAATCACTGACCAATCTGTGAGAGAGGCTGTTATGAAAATCCTGAAACCTGATCCTAAACTTGCTGATTTCATTGAGGCCGAGTGCAGCAAAGATTCATGGCAAGGGATCATCACAAGGTTATGGCCTAATACAAAATATGTGGATGTGATTGTGACTGGGACCATGTCACAGTACATTCCCACTCTTGATTACTACAGCAATGGCCTCCCTCTCGTCTGCACCATGTATGCATCCAGTGAATGCTATTTTGGTGTCAACCTCAACCCTCTTTGCAAGCCAAGTGAAGTTTCCTACACTCTCGTTCCCACAATGGCCTACTTTGAATTCTTGCCGGTTCAAAGGAACAATGGCGTCACTAGTTCTATTTCTGTGCCCAAAACTCTCAATGAGAAAGAACAACAAGAATTGGTTGACCTTGTTGATGTTAAACTTGGCCAAGAGTATGAGCTTGTTGTCACCACTTATTCAG GACTTTATCGTTATAGAGTTGGTGATGTGCTAAGGGTAGCAGGGTTTAAAAACAACGCACCGcaattcaatttcatatgcaGGAAAAATGTAGTTTTGTGCATCGATTCAGATAAGACTGATGAGGTTGAACTTCAAAATGCTGTGAAGAATGCAGTGAACCATTTGCTGCCATTCGGTGCAACATTGGCTGAGTACACTAGTTATGCAGATACCACAACAATTCCAGGCCACTATGTGTTGTACTGGGAACTTAGTCTCAATGGTAACACCCCAATTCCTCCTTCAGTTTTTGAGGACTGTTGCTTAACCATTGAAGAGTCCCTCAACAGTGTATACCGCCAAGGGCGTGTATGTGACAAATCCATTGGACCTCTTGAGATCAAGGTTGTTGAACCAGGGACATTTGACAAGCTGATGGATTATGCCATTAGCTTAGGTGCATCAATTAACCAGTACAAGACTCCAAGATGTGTGAAATTTGCACCCATTGTTGAGCTGTTGAACTCAAGGGCTGTGTCTAGTTACTTCAGTCCAAAATGCCCCAAATGGTTTCCTGGCCACAAGCAATGGAGCAACAATAATTAA